One Lucilia cuprina isolate Lc7/37 chromosome 4, ASM2204524v1, whole genome shotgun sequence DNA segment encodes these proteins:
- the LOC124419238 gene encoding uncharacterized protein LOC124419238 codes for MGGLWEAAVKSFKYHFKRIAGAHKFTFEEFATILARIEGVLNSRPISAVSEDPSDLTALTPGHFLRGAPLMAFPEQDCSNMSVINRWEKLKVIHHQFCQRWKNDYLKSHHKRYKWKTSSQNMQVGDLVIIMDDLLPPHEWNLGRIEKTCSGSDGNVRTAEIRTANGVIKRPIVKLCYLPFLNQEEAQVDSNLKVQSSISK; via the coding sequence ATGGGCGGCCTCTGGGAAGCAGCCGTAAAAAGCTTCAAATATCACTTTAAACGAATTGCTGGGGCTCACAAATTCACCTTTGAGGAATTCGCCACAATTTTAGCACGAATAGAAGGAGTACTCAATTCCCGGCCTATATCAGCAGTATCAGAAGACCCTTCAGATCTCACAGCTCTAACGCCAGGACATTTTTTAAGAGGTGCCCCTTTGATGGCATTCCCTGAACAAGATTGTTCGAATATGTCGGTAATAAATAGATGGGAAAAGCTGAAGGTTATACATCATCAATTTTGTCAACGATGGAAAAATGATTATCTAAAATCACATCATAAAAGGTATAAGTGGAAAACCTCATCTCAAAATATGCAGGTTGGAGATTTAGTCATTATTATGGACGATCTACTGCCGCCTCACGAGTGGAATCTTGGCCGAATTGAAAAAACTTGTTCCGGTTCAGATGGTAATGTACGAACTGCCGAGATACGAACTGCTAATGGGGTAATTAAACGACCTATCGTCAAATTGTGTTACCTACCTTTTCTAAATCAAGAAGAAGCTCAAGTAGACTCAAACCTTAAAGTTCAATCctctatttcaaaataa